A DNA window from Undibacterium sp. YM2 contains the following coding sequences:
- a CDS encoding pyridoxal-dependent decarboxylase, giving the protein MTVPPKNFMDPDDWQALRAQGHRMLDDILDYAEHIRERPVWQVIPDEVRAKFQSGLPTAPTELGEVHQQFMENILPYSVGNSHPGFMGWVQGGGNPVGTLAEMLAAGLNANLGGRDHIPIEVERQITRWVSELFHFPDTASGLFVTGTSMANFIAVLVARARTLGTEVRHQGLTAFPERLVAYTSAGAHGCVAQAMDMAGMGRNALRVIPMNASFEMDVGALQAAIAADRAAGLTPFMLIGTAGSVDVGAIDDLQALADVASTEKLWFHIDGAFGALGMLSPLIAARLVGIERADSIAFDFHKWLQVPYDAGFILVRDSDAHYATFATPASYLRRESKGLAGGSPWPCDFGPDLSRGFRALKTWFTIQVYGAERLGQMIAHTCELGQYLKDCILANSKFELMAPVALNIVCFRYLVAGLSDEAVDALNASIVMALQESGIAAPSTTIINKRLAIRAAIVNHRTTSADIDALLNATLAIGEQIHTSGD; this is encoded by the coding sequence ATGACCGTACCGCCAAAGAACTTCATGGACCCGGACGACTGGCAGGCCCTGCGTGCGCAGGGACATCGCATGCTGGACGATATCCTTGATTACGCAGAGCACATACGCGAGCGCCCGGTCTGGCAAGTGATACCGGATGAAGTGCGCGCAAAGTTCCAGTCGGGTTTGCCAACTGCGCCGACTGAGCTCGGTGAAGTGCATCAACAATTCATGGAAAATATCTTGCCGTATTCGGTAGGCAATAGCCATCCTGGCTTCATGGGCTGGGTGCAGGGAGGTGGTAATCCTGTTGGTACTTTGGCAGAAATGCTGGCAGCGGGACTGAACGCCAATCTGGGTGGGCGTGATCATATACCGATAGAAGTCGAGCGTCAGATAACGCGCTGGGTCAGCGAGCTATTCCATTTTCCGGATACTGCCAGTGGCCTGTTCGTGACTGGCACGTCGATGGCTAACTTCATTGCCGTACTGGTAGCGCGGGCGCGTACTCTGGGTACAGAGGTAAGGCATCAGGGGCTCACGGCTTTTCCTGAACGGCTGGTGGCTTATACCTCAGCAGGGGCGCACGGTTGCGTCGCACAGGCCATGGACATGGCAGGGATGGGGAGAAATGCCTTGCGCGTCATCCCCATGAATGCCAGCTTTGAGATGGATGTCGGCGCATTGCAGGCAGCAATCGCGGCAGACCGCGCAGCGGGATTGACGCCATTCATGCTGATAGGTACTGCCGGTTCAGTGGATGTTGGCGCGATTGATGACTTACAGGCCCTGGCGGATGTCGCCAGCACTGAAAAATTATGGTTCCATATTGATGGTGCATTTGGTGCGCTGGGTATGTTATCTCCCCTTATTGCTGCACGCCTGGTTGGCATAGAACGGGCTGATTCGATTGCCTTTGATTTTCATAAATGGTTGCAAGTACCTTACGATGCAGGCTTTATTCTGGTACGCGACAGCGATGCACATTATGCGACCTTTGCCACGCCAGCCAGTTATTTGCGACGTGAGAGCAAAGGCCTGGCAGGTGGCTCACCCTGGCCCTGTGATTTTGGCCCTGATTTGTCTCGCGGTTTCAGGGCGCTCAAAACCTGGTTTACCATACAGGTATATGGTGCCGAGCGACTGGGGCAGATGATTGCCCACACCTGCGAGCTGGGGCAGTATCTTAAAGACTGTATCCTGGCGAATTCAAAATTTGAATTGATGGCACCGGTTGCATTGAATATAGTCTGTTTCCGCTACCTTGTTGCTGGTCTCAGTGATGAAGCCGTGGATGCACTTAATGCCAGTATCGTCATGGCCTTGCAAGAGTCAGGCATAGCGGCACCATCAACCACCATCATTAACAAGCGGCTTGCCATACGCGCGGCAATCGTCAATCACAGAACTACCTCTGCCGATATCGACGCCTTGCTTAATGCAACTCTCGCCATAGGCGAGCAAATTCATACTTCAGGTGATTGA
- a CDS encoding flagellar protein FlaG — MSINQIAGGATGGVSVDTRQDVKIAPVVVKQVSAPAPVEASKTAVSKDSQPQNDISAKELKNSVDQINRAIGLNKSVNLNLDNDSGKVVVQIVDNETKVVLRQIPSKEVLAIARDLEGKKGVLLNDHA; from the coding sequence ATGAGCATCAATCAAATAGCAGGTGGGGCCACTGGCGGTGTCAGTGTTGATACCCGGCAAGATGTTAAAATTGCCCCCGTTGTTGTTAAACAGGTGTCTGCTCCTGCACCTGTTGAGGCGAGTAAAACTGCTGTCAGTAAAGACAGTCAGCCTCAAAATGACATTTCTGCCAAAGAGCTCAAGAACTCTGTTGACCAGATTAACCGCGCCATAGGCTTGAATAAAAGCGTCAATCTCAACCTCGACAATGATTCCGGTAAAGTGGTGGTACAGATTGTTGATAATGAAACCAAGGTTGTCTTGCGCCAAATCCCATCAAAAGAAGTGCTGGCTATCGCCCGCGATCTTGAAGGTAAAAAAGGCGTTTTGCTTAATGATCATGCATGA
- a CDS encoding isochorismatase family protein has protein sequence MNTLLIIDMQNAWLHGQTRRFDKVNVIKRIQRAVEHTREHGGQVIFVRHANDEALVGSAGWEVIPELPFAPGDVFVDKTACDSFAGTGLDTHLKVTGAHTLIVCGLTTEFCVDTTIRAAASHGFDVIALSDAHTTGDRPHMKAEKIVEHHNWVWSNIATLANSRIMVRTTAEVFGQHY, from the coding sequence ATGAATACCTTACTGATTATCGATATGCAAAATGCCTGGTTACATGGTCAAACCCGGCGTTTTGACAAGGTAAACGTTATTAAACGCATACAGCGCGCAGTGGAGCATACCCGTGAACATGGTGGCCAGGTGATTTTTGTGCGTCACGCCAATGACGAAGCGCTGGTTGGTTCTGCAGGGTGGGAAGTCATACCCGAACTGCCATTTGCACCTGGCGATGTTTTTGTCGATAAAACTGCCTGTGATTCATTTGCTGGTACCGGCCTCGATACACATTTAAAAGTCACCGGGGCGCATACGCTGATTGTTTGTGGTTTGACGACAGAGTTTTGTGTAGATACGACGATCCGTGCTGCCGCATCGCATGGTTTTGATGTGATTGCCCTGTCTGATGCGCATACGACTGGCGACAGACCTCACATGAAAGCCGAAAAAATAGTCGAGCACCACAACTGGGTCTGGTCGAATATTGCGACTCTAGCCAATAGCCGCATCATGGTGCGCACTACGGCTGAAGTGTTTGGTCAGCACTATTAA
- a CDS encoding SDR family oxidoreductase, whose product MELKNTVAFVTGANRGLGLAFAKALLDAGVKKVYAAARNPAQITLPGLHPIQLDVTDQQQVLAAVQACGDVNLLINNAGIAQPSPFLASDSVAAIRAQFDTNFFGMLAMSQAFAPVLKANGGGALVNMLSVLSWINLAGINGYSASKAAAWSLTNGLRNELRAQGTLVVGVHAAFIDTDMTQHVAMPKSTPQQVALQVVEAIAKGREEVFADEITRQVKRALSLDSAPYLREGGQ is encoded by the coding sequence ATGGAACTCAAGAATACTGTCGCCTTCGTCACTGGTGCTAACCGTGGTTTAGGTCTGGCATTTGCCAAGGCCTTGCTGGATGCAGGCGTCAAAAAAGTCTATGCAGCGGCTAGGAACCCTGCGCAAATTACTTTGCCCGGTCTCCATCCCATACAACTTGATGTCACCGATCAGCAGCAGGTGCTGGCAGCAGTCCAGGCTTGCGGTGACGTGAACCTGCTCATCAACAATGCAGGCATTGCCCAGCCATCACCATTTCTTGCCAGTGACAGCGTGGCTGCCATACGTGCGCAGTTCGACACCAATTTCTTTGGCATGCTGGCAATGAGCCAGGCTTTTGCCCCTGTGCTGAAAGCCAATGGTGGCGGCGCACTGGTCAATATGCTCTCGGTCCTGAGCTGGATTAACCTCGCTGGCATCAATGGTTACAGCGCATCCAAGGCCGCAGCCTGGTCATTGACGAATGGTTTGCGCAATGAATTGCGGGCGCAGGGTACGCTGGTAGTTGGCGTACATGCCGCCTTCATCGATACCGATATGACGCAACATGTGGCCATGCCAAAATCTACACCACAGCAAGTTGCATTACAGGTCGTGGAGGCAATAGCGAAGGGCAGGGAAGAAGTGTTTGCCGATGAGATTACGCGCCAGGTCAAGCGGGCGCTGTCGCTGGACTCAGCACCCTATCTGCGTGAGGGCGGTCAGTAA
- a CDS encoding YjgN family protein: MDNFQNNDFSVSQQSSSGTLQLEFRGSGSEYFRIWIVNLLLSIITLGIYSAWAKVRRNRYLYSSTHLGGSSFEYHGNAIAILKGRIVAFVFFFGYQLAFKLDPSMILGSSMMLMMVVVMPWLVWKSLQFKLYNSSYRGIRFGFRGTAGQAYSTFLLWPLLTAFTLYLLAPVFHQRLKRFQHNESRFGSTHFSFNAGVGQFYWAYLVGIGIMLAGIIVISVGFGSTVMALFAGGHGGKFDVAAAASFGLFIFVLYMWMFAIYPIFLTLLQNLIWNHTKLGDHQFRNNLQWGRMTFIAITNILGIVCTLGLFIPFAQIRSMRYRVESLQLEVNGSLDDFIAETQEQVNATGEGMADLLDFDLSL, from the coding sequence ATGGATAACTTTCAAAACAATGACTTTTCGGTAAGTCAGCAATCATCAAGCGGCACTTTGCAACTTGAATTCAGAGGAAGTGGCAGCGAATATTTCCGCATATGGATAGTTAATTTATTACTCAGTATTATCACCCTGGGTATTTATTCTGCCTGGGCCAAGGTACGCCGCAACCGCTACCTGTATTCCAGCACGCATCTGGGTGGTAGCAGCTTTGAATATCATGGCAATGCCATTGCCATCCTCAAGGGGCGCATCGTCGCTTTTGTTTTTTTCTTTGGCTATCAGTTAGCATTTAAACTTGATCCTAGCATGATCCTGGGATCATCCATGATGTTGATGATGGTTGTGGTCATGCCATGGCTGGTATGGAAGAGCTTGCAGTTCAAGCTGTATAACTCCAGCTACCGTGGCATACGTTTTGGTTTTCGTGGCACTGCAGGGCAGGCATACAGCACCTTCTTGTTATGGCCGCTGCTGACAGCGTTCACTCTGTACTTGCTGGCCCCCGTATTCCATCAACGCCTGAAAAGATTCCAGCACAACGAAAGCCGTTTCGGCAGTACACATTTTTCTTTCAATGCTGGCGTTGGCCAGTTTTACTGGGCTTACCTGGTCGGCATAGGTATTATGCTGGCTGGCATTATTGTTATCAGCGTAGGCTTTGGCAGTACAGTAATGGCATTGTTTGCTGGCGGCCATGGGGGCAAATTTGATGTTGCTGCAGCAGCCTCATTTGGACTTTTCATCTTCGTACTCTATATGTGGATGTTTGCGATCTACCCCATCTTCCTGACCTTGCTGCAAAACCTGATCTGGAACCATACCAAACTCGGTGATCATCAGTTCAGGAACAATCTGCAATGGGGTCGCATGACTTTCATCGCCATCACCAATATACTTGGTATTGTTTGTACTCTGGGCCTGTTTATCCCGTTCGCACAAATTCGCTCAATGCGTTACCGTGTTGAAAGCCTGCAACTGGAAGTCAACGGCAGCCTGGATGACTTCATTGCTGAAACACAAGAACAGGTCAATGCGACTGGCGAAGGTATGGCTGATTTACTGGATTTTGATTTATCTCTATGA
- a CDS encoding LysR family transcriptional regulator, producing the protein MMNWDDLRYFLALVDCGTLTGAARRLQVEHTTVARRIDALEAALKLRLFDRLVRGWQLTTEGHDLVAHAREVEERWFNFERKALSTSKMEGIVRISAPPSLSTFVLAPQLKKLCTSLTGVELELQAERHQVSLGKREADIALRMARPQTAGLVIKPLANVGYGLYASKTYLKKHKEEDWEFVAYEKNSATPHHQWLEDYLMPRKVVLRSNDQMVLAQCAAAGLGVAVLPHYLRQSHRDLQRIEQQACPMRRKLWLVMHDDVRRSPRVRAVADGLIELFSSAEVSDLLT; encoded by the coding sequence ATGATGAACTGGGATGATTTACGTTATTTTCTGGCACTGGTCGATTGCGGTACGCTGACTGGCGCGGCGCGTCGCCTGCAGGTAGAGCATACGACGGTTGCGCGGCGTATTGATGCGCTGGAGGCAGCCCTGAAGCTGCGTCTGTTCGATAGACTTGTACGTGGATGGCAACTCACCACAGAAGGGCATGACCTGGTCGCGCATGCAAGGGAAGTAGAAGAACGCTGGTTCAATTTTGAGAGAAAGGCACTCAGCACCAGCAAAATGGAAGGCATAGTGCGTATTTCTGCACCACCCAGTTTATCGACTTTTGTACTCGCACCCCAGCTTAAAAAACTCTGCACCAGCTTGACCGGCGTGGAATTGGAGTTGCAGGCAGAGCGGCATCAGGTCAGCTTGGGCAAGCGTGAGGCAGATATTGCATTGCGGATGGCACGTCCGCAAACGGCGGGTCTGGTGATCAAACCCTTGGCCAATGTGGGCTATGGATTGTATGCCAGCAAAACCTACCTGAAGAAGCACAAGGAAGAAGATTGGGAATTTGTTGCCTATGAAAAGAATTCTGCAACGCCCCATCATCAATGGCTGGAAGATTATCTGATGCCGCGCAAAGTCGTGTTGCGCAGTAATGACCAGATGGTGCTGGCGCAATGTGCCGCTGCTGGCCTGGGAGTAGCTGTTTTACCCCATTATTTACGTCAAAGTCATCGTGACCTGCAGCGTATAGAACAACAGGCTTGCCCCATGCGCAGAAAACTCTGGCTGGTCATGCATGATGATGTACGCCGCTCGCCGAGGGTAAGAGCAGTGGCCGATGGCTTGATTGAATTGTTTTCCAGTGCCGAAGTGAGTGATTTATTGACATAA
- a CDS encoding quinone oxidoreductase, producing the protein MRAIQFFSQGGPEVLEVRDLARPTPKEGEVLVRVDYAGINYADVYQRNGQNPVTLPCIPGAEGAGIVVEGNAELTPGTRVTWLSQPGSYAEYLAIPAWKLIALPAEVSTQEAAAAMLQAVTVQYLTETSYRVQSGDTVLLHAGAGGVGLLLTQVLKHKGAIVISTVSSAEKAELAKAAGADHVILYTETDFVAATRELTQQKGVHVVYDSVGLTTYLGSMAVLRPLGSLVLFGQSAGNVPPIDPMHLCRQGSLFFTRPTLTHHIADAEDLKYRSQRVLDWLREGVLRLRIHQVYPLEQAARAHTDLESRRTTGKLLLAISDAAKNEQQGK; encoded by the coding sequence ATGCGAGCCATACAATTTTTTTCACAAGGTGGGCCAGAAGTACTTGAAGTGCGCGACCTGGCAAGGCCGACGCCCAAAGAAGGGGAAGTCCTGGTACGCGTCGATTACGCCGGTATCAATTACGCCGATGTATATCAGCGCAATGGACAAAACCCGGTTACCCTGCCCTGCATACCGGGTGCAGAAGGCGCAGGCATCGTGGTCGAAGGCAATGCAGAGCTAACACCCGGCACCAGGGTAACCTGGTTGTCGCAACCGGGCTCTTATGCCGAATACCTGGCTATTCCAGCATGGAAGCTGATCGCGCTGCCTGCCGAAGTCAGCACGCAAGAAGCCGCAGCCGCCATGCTGCAAGCCGTCACCGTGCAATATCTGACCGAAACCAGTTATCGCGTGCAATCTGGCGATACCGTACTGTTGCATGCCGGTGCTGGTGGAGTTGGTTTATTACTGACCCAGGTACTGAAACATAAGGGCGCGATCGTTATCAGCACGGTATCCAGCGCGGAAAAAGCCGAACTGGCCAAAGCAGCCGGAGCAGATCACGTCATTTTGTATACGGAAACTGACTTTGTTGCAGCGACCAGGGAGTTGACCCAGCAAAAAGGTGTGCATGTGGTGTATGACTCAGTCGGCCTGACTACCTACCTGGGCAGCATGGCAGTCTTGCGCCCTTTGGGCAGTCTGGTCTTGTTTGGCCAGTCCGCCGGGAATGTGCCGCCGATAGACCCCATGCACTTGTGCCGCCAGGGCTCACTGTTCTTTACCCGCCCCACCCTCACCCATCATATCGCTGACGCCGAAGACCTCAAGTACCGCAGCCAACGGGTTCTGGACTGGTTGCGCGAAGGCGTATTGCGATTGCGCATACATCAGGTTTACCCACTGGAGCAGGCTGCCAGAGCCCATACAGATCTGGAATCACGCCGGACGACAGGCAAATTACTGCTGGCAATCAGTGACGCAGCAAAAAATGAACAGCAAGGGAAATGA
- a CDS encoding M48 family metallopeptidase, translating to MNKVAAIYFDGKTSRLHHVEFLVQGDIAQVCDASNTLHTAVIRSCPLSDLRVSERTRHAPRKVTFSDGAYLEITDHASFNAILDSTGYQDSAVVQLQQSWTGTLAALAAVIITLTLGYLYGLPAVAKVAAFSTPVSVERKLGDGVLEFLDKHIFQPSKLPTARQAELRERFQRLRPPREGSPKYQLVFRKSAIGPNAFALPSGDIIITDEIIALMKDDDAVMGVLAHELGHLHERHLTRRIIQSSAVGAVATLLFGDVSAVIANIPTLMLDMKYSRDAETEADDYAMQMMDANGIAREHLAAAFEKLEALAPGVSPYISSHPSGSERVMRIRGNN from the coding sequence ATGAACAAAGTTGCCGCCATCTATTTTGATGGCAAAACCTCGCGCCTGCACCATGTTGAGTTTTTGGTGCAGGGCGATATCGCCCAGGTATGCGACGCCAGCAATACGCTGCATACAGCGGTCATACGCAGTTGCCCGTTGTCAGACTTGCGGGTGTCTGAGCGCACCCGGCATGCCCCGCGCAAGGTCACCTTCAGCGATGGCGCCTATCTGGAAATCACTGATCATGCCAGCTTCAATGCCATACTTGACAGTACTGGCTACCAGGATTCTGCCGTGGTTCAATTACAGCAGAGCTGGACAGGCACGCTGGCAGCTCTCGCCGCTGTCATCATCACCCTGACCCTGGGTTACCTCTATGGCTTGCCTGCGGTAGCCAAGGTGGCGGCGTTCTCCACACCGGTATCGGTAGAGCGCAAGCTGGGTGACGGGGTGCTGGAATTTTTGGACAAGCATATATTCCAGCCTTCAAAATTGCCTACAGCCAGACAGGCGGAATTGCGTGAACGCTTCCAGCGCTTGCGCCCGCCACGTGAAGGCAGCCCTAAATATCAGCTGGTGTTTCGTAAAAGCGCCATAGGGCCGAATGCCTTTGCCCTGCCATCTGGCGACATCATTATCACCGATGAAATCATCGCATTGATGAAAGACGATGATGCTGTCATGGGCGTGCTGGCGCACGAGCTAGGGCATTTGCATGAGCGGCACTTGACACGCCGCATCATACAAAGCTCTGCAGTAGGTGCCGTCGCTACTTTGCTGTTTGGTGATGTGTCAGCAGTGATTGCCAATATACCGACACTGATGCTGGATATGAAATATTCGCGTGATGCTGAAACTGAAGCGGATGACTACGCCATGCAAATGATGGATGCGAATGGCATAGCCCGCGAACACCTGGCAGCGGCGTTTGAAAAGCTCGAAGCCCTGGCGCCTGGCGTATCACCGTACATTTCCAGCCACCCCTCCGGCAGCGAACGCGTGATGCGCATACGCGGCAATAATTGA
- a CDS encoding RimK family alpha-L-glutamate ligase — protein sequence MIDIDESLVAENKPAQSKLIGLAPLMRIAFSGGDLKPLGKELIAYAEKHPHDAHALMNLATVLILLGHRDAALSTQMEALRLQPLYSVPTTREPTLRLLALMTDGDLMANTPLEFLVEDSDIALDLLYVGAGIPAVEQLPPHDVMFVAVGEADGKNSLLLDLQEIIQTWPTPVLNAPERITHLGRDRACALLQDAPGVAMPTSARISRQTLEQIGGGEVAVSSILGGDDFPIIARPLGSHAGHGLRKVLSAEDVPDYLQAVPSEEFYIARFVDYRTLADGQFRKYRIILIDGKPFISHMGISKHWMIHYLNAGMTDSAEKRDEEARFMQSFDEDFVPRHAIAFAEIFKRLDLDYVGIDCGETQDGKLLIFEVDSDMIVHAMDPVDMFPYKQEPMQKLFAAFRDLLIKTARMSPAYQG from the coding sequence ATGATCGATATCGACGAATCCCTTGTTGCAGAAAACAAGCCAGCGCAAAGTAAATTGATAGGCCTGGCACCCCTGATGCGCATTGCTTTTTCTGGTGGTGATTTAAAGCCACTGGGTAAAGAATTGATCGCCTATGCAGAAAAACATCCGCATGACGCGCATGCACTCATGAACCTGGCAACGGTATTGATCTTGCTCGGTCATCGTGATGCGGCTTTGTCCACTCAGATGGAGGCATTGCGCCTGCAGCCGCTGTATTCTGTCCCCACGACCCGCGAACCCACCTTGCGCCTGCTGGCACTCATGACAGACGGTGACCTGATGGCCAATACGCCGCTTGAATTTTTGGTCGAAGATTCCGACATCGCACTTGATTTGTTATATGTAGGCGCAGGCATACCTGCAGTGGAACAGTTGCCACCACATGATGTTATGTTTGTTGCTGTGGGTGAGGCAGATGGCAAGAACAGCTTGCTGCTTGACCTGCAAGAGATTATCCAGACCTGGCCCACACCCGTGTTAAACGCACCTGAACGCATTACCCACTTGGGCCGCGACCGGGCCTGCGCCTTGCTGCAGGACGCGCCAGGTGTCGCCATGCCCACGTCAGCCCGCATCAGCCGTCAAACGCTGGAGCAGATAGGTGGTGGCGAGGTGGCTGTCAGCAGTATTTTGGGTGGCGATGATTTCCCCATCATAGCCCGCCCCCTGGGCTCACATGCGGGCCATGGCTTGCGCAAAGTATTGTCGGCTGAAGATGTGCCAGATTACCTGCAAGCCGTACCTAGTGAAGAATTTTATATCGCCCGCTTTGTTGATTACCGCACCCTCGCAGATGGTCAGTTCAGGAAGTACCGCATTATCCTGATTGATGGCAAGCCCTTCATCTCACATATGGGTATTTCCAAACACTGGATGATCCATTACCTGAACGCCGGCATGACAGACAGCGCAGAAAAACGGGATGAAGAAGCACGCTTCATGCAAAGCTTTGATGAAGATTTTGTACCCCGGCATGCAATAGCATTTGCAGAAATATTCAAACGTCTTGACCTTGATTATGTAGGCATAGACTGTGGCGAAACCCAGGACGGCAAGCTGCTGATTTTTGAAGTCGATAGCGACATGATTGTGCATGCGATGGACCCTGTCGATATGTTCCCCTATAAGCAGGAGCCCATGCAAAAATTATTTGCCGCATTCAGGGATTTGCTGATCAAGACAGCCAGAATGTCGCCGGCTTACCAGGGCTAG
- a CDS encoding SDR family oxidoreductase — protein sequence MKNAKVALVTGGSRGIGAATAQQLAAAGYAVCINYLHNHEAAQQVVQEIEAQGGTAIALQADVANETEVVRLFNEIDARLGKLDALVNNAGILMQQCRLEDLTAERINRLLSTNVTSYFLCCREAVKRMSTRHGGKGGAIVNVSSAAARLGSAFEYIDYAATKGAIDTLTKGLSVEVAAEGIRVNSVRPGLIHTTMHADGGEANRVERLKTNVPMLRGGAPEEVASAISFLLSDAASYITGSFVDVSGGR from the coding sequence ATGAAAAACGCAAAAGTAGCATTGGTCACAGGTGGTAGCCGCGGTATAGGTGCCGCTACGGCACAGCAACTGGCCGCTGCCGGTTATGCCGTCTGCATCAACTACCTGCACAATCATGAAGCGGCACAGCAAGTCGTGCAAGAGATAGAGGCGCAAGGTGGTACGGCGATTGCCCTGCAAGCTGATGTTGCCAATGAAACAGAGGTCGTACGCCTGTTCAATGAAATAGATGCGCGGCTAGGCAAGCTCGATGCGCTGGTCAATAATGCCGGCATACTCATGCAGCAATGCCGCCTGGAAGACTTGACGGCAGAGCGCATCAACCGCCTGCTCAGTACCAATGTCACCAGTTATTTTCTATGCTGCCGCGAAGCGGTGAAACGCATGTCAACCAGGCACGGGGGCAAAGGCGGTGCCATCGTCAATGTCTCTTCAGCTGCCGCGCGTCTTGGTTCAGCTTTTGAATACATTGATTATGCAGCGACCAAAGGCGCCATAGATACCCTTACCAAGGGCTTGTCGGTAGAAGTGGCGGCTGAAGGCATACGTGTCAACAGCGTGCGGCCTGGTTTGATACACACCACTATGCACGCCGATGGAGGTGAGGCGAACCGGGTAGAAAGACTGAAAACCAATGTTCCCATGCTGCGCGGCGGCGCACCTGAAGAAGTGGCCTCTGCCATCAGTTTTTTGTTGAGTGATGCGGCTTCTTATATCACTGGTAGTTTTGTTGATGTATCTGGCGGGCGGTAA
- a CDS encoding lipocalin-like domain-containing protein — protein MKTAVKTAVKTAVKTSIKTPINNIIAVICLLTLSLPASAFTEQEVDKNEQAQKYLAGTWVLLAAPEIRADGSRGETFGANPQGLLIIDGTGRYSLQIYKSERSKFAAGDKRKGTEAEYRAAALDTSSHYGRCFIDTERNVLVFRIEHASFSNWDGSEQARQFELKADVLSYRVPAGASGNGTTAISTWKKLH, from the coding sequence ATGAAAACCGCAGTTAAAACCGCAGTTAAAACCGCAGTTAAAACCTCAATCAAAACACCAATCAACAACATCATCGCTGTGATTTGCCTTCTGACCCTGAGTCTTCCAGCCAGCGCTTTCACCGAACAGGAAGTCGATAAAAATGAACAGGCACAAAAATACCTGGCAGGTACCTGGGTATTGTTGGCTGCACCAGAAATTCGCGCCGACGGCAGCCGTGGCGAAACCTTTGGGGCAAATCCGCAAGGCTTGCTCATCATTGACGGCACTGGCCGTTATTCACTGCAAATCTACAAATCAGAACGCAGCAAGTTTGCCGCAGGCGACAAACGCAAAGGTACGGAAGCAGAATACCGCGCTGCTGCCCTCGACACCAGTTCACATTATGGCCGCTGCTTCATTGATACCGAGAGAAATGTGCTGGTCTTCAGAATAGAACATGCATCCTTCTCTAACTGGGATGGCAGTGAGCAGGCGAGACAATTTGAGTTAAAGGCTGACGTACTGAGTTACCGCGTACCCGCCGGCGCTAGCGGCAATGGCACAACTGCTATCTCCACCTGGAAAAAGCTGCATTAG